The genomic stretch CTGTCTTTCTTCCATTCTCTGGCGTTGTTGCATAAATCGAGCGAAAGCCGTTTACGTTTACGCGCAACGATCGCGGGGCCAGCCCGCTATCAAGTCAGATTTCAGAGTCACTGCCTAATTTTTCCCAAAAAATGCGCAAGGACATACACAAGACAGGTGAGCCGAAGACACGCTACCGTGTCAAGAATTGGGCGGCCTATAATGCAGGCCTGATCAACCGGAGGAACGTGACGATATGGATAGATGAAGCCTTCCTTGCCAGAAGACCCGACGCCATACCCACACGTAGTCGCCCGTGTTTATACGGCGATGCGCCTGATTCAGGCATTACTTGGCGTGAAGACCGTCTATCGACTGACGTTGCGCGCCCTGCAAGGTTTCACCCAAAATCTACACGATTTGGCGTTCCCGAGCTTGCCGGTGCCGAATTACACCACGCTCTGTCGCCGGGCAAAAACGCTTGATGTCGAACTGCCGATCCTTCGCGACAACGAACCGATTGCTCGACCAGATTCCGCGCGCGCCGAACAGATCGATGTTATCGGCGGCGATAGTGCTTACGACACCAAGCCATGCTATGCAGCCATTGCTGCACAGCAGTGCTGTTCCTTCTCGATTCCGCTACGCGCGGGTGCCGCTCATTGGGCAGCGGATACGCCTGGTACGGCGTGGCATAACGGCGCGGTTGATGTAATTACCCGTGACGGTCGTCGAGAATGGAAGAAAGACGGTGGCCACCACCGGCAATCGCTTGCCGAAAATACGATGTATCGGTTCAAGACGCTCACCGGCAACTGTCTCTGGGCGCGTCACATCGACTCGCAGGCGACCAATGTCGCCATTCTGCGTCGGCATAATCAACCGCATGCGGACCTCGCTCGTCCGCAATCCGTGCGTATTGCCTGAAATTATGCCCGCCGATCATTTAACCGATCAAGCGCCCGGCGCCGACCATGGAATACAGTCCGCCGCCCCTTTTCAAGCAAGGTCCTTCCGCATTCGCGCGGTTGGTCTTTTTCGTTGCGCTGGCGATCGCGCTCCTCATTTGGGATGCGCGCTTCAGTACGCTCGGAATCGTACGGGGCATCCTGGGCACCGTACTGTTCCCGCTGCACCGGGCCGCGCTGGTGCCACGCGAGCTGTTCATGGGCACAGCTGACCTCGCTAATGCCTCGCTGCGCCGCGCAAACCAGCAACTGCGCGAGCGCAACCTGGCACTATCGCTGCAGGCCAACCAGGCCCGCCAGCTGATGTCTGACAACGCGCACCTGCGCGCCGTATTGGGCTTGCGCGAACGGATCGCCGCCCAGTCCACGCCGGTTGAGATCCAGTACGATACCAGCGATCCGTTCTCGCAAAAGGTGGTGATCAGCCACGGCTCGCAAGATGACATCCAGAATGGCGCGCCGGTAGTGACAGAGGACGGCGTAGTAGGCCAGGTTACGGGCGTATTTCCGTTGCAGTCTGAGATCACCCTGATCACCGATCGCGACTTGGCGATGCCCGTTCAGGTGCTGCGCACCGGGCTGCGCAGCTTGATCTACGGAACTCCAAAGGGAGATTCGCTGGACCTGCGCTTCGTGCCAACCAGTGCTGATCTGATTGTGGGCGACGAGCTGGTGACCAGCGGCCTGGACGGCACTTACCCCCCGGGCCTACCGGTGGCCAAAGTGGTGCGGATCGACAAGCTGGCCGATACCGCCTTCGCGCACGTAATCTGCATGCCGGTGGCGGCGGTGCGTGGCGCGCGAGAGATGCTGGTGCTGCACCATCCGAACGATGTGCTGCCGCGCCAGGTCAACCCGCTCGTAGGCAAGAGCGCCAAGAGCCAGAAGGGCGTAGAGACCGACGAAAAAGGTAAGGGCGCGATGCCCGCCACCGGCGAGAAGCCGGCTAGCGTACCGGCGCCGGTCCAGGTCGCCCCAGCAGCGAAGAACGGTCGCCCCGCATCTGCCGCAAAGCTAGCGGCCAATCCACCAGTCACTACGCAGACTAACACGCAAGCCATCCAACAGGCCCCTGTACCGACCGCCGCGCCGTCCCGGAGAGCGTAAGCCATGAGCTGCCCGCAATATATCCTGCAGCCGGTCAACCCGACCTTCATCGTCTTTAGTTTGGCGGTCGCCTTCCTGCTGAGCCTGATGCCTTGGGGCCAGTTGCCGGGCGTGCCCGACTTCGTGGTCTTGGTACTACTGTTCTGGAACATCCACCAGCCGCGCAAGGTCGGCATGGGCCTGGCCTTCCTGCTCGGCATCCTGATGGACGTGCACGACGCCGACCTGCTCGGCGAGTACGCGCTGTCCTACACGCTACTGTCCTACGGCGCGCTCACGATCCACCGCCGCGTGCTGTGGCTCTCACTCGGCGTGCAGATGTTCTACGTCGCGCCGCTGCTGGTGCTGGCCCAGCTGGTGCCGTTCGTGATCCATCTGCTTATAGGCACCACCGCCTTCCCCAGCTGGAGCTACCTGGTTGACGGCTTCGTAGAGGCTGTGCTGTGGCCGGTCACCAGCCTCCTGCTGTTGATGCCGCAACGCCGCCCGGTCGATCCGGACGACACGCGACCGATCTGAGCCGCCCCATGTCGAGCGCCCCGCTTCCGTCCTCCCCGGCGCTCAACGGCGTCGCCCTGCCGGCCCATGCGCCGACCAATGGCCTGCCCCCAGCTTTCCCCGATCCCCCCATGAGCGAATTTAAGGATACCCAGCAGCAGCTCGAGAAGTTCCGGCAGCGCGTCACGGCGGCGGGCCTGTTCGTGTTTGTCTGCTTCGGGCTACTGGCCACACGCTTCTTCTACTTGCAGGTCTGGCAGCATAGCAAGTACGTGTTGCAGGCCTACGAAAACCGCATCTCGGTCGCACCGATCGTGCCAAAACGAGGCATTATTACCGACCGCAATGGTGTGGTGTTGGCGCGCAACTACTCAGCCTACACGCTCGAAATCACTCCTTCGCGGCTGACCGACACGCTCGACAACACCATCAATGCGCTCTCGAAGGTAGTGTTGATCGACGCCCGCGACCGGCGCCGCTTCAAGAAGCTGCAGGAGGACTCTAAGAACTTGGAGAGCCTGCCGATCCGCACCCACCTGACTGATGAAGAAGTCGCGCGCTTCATCGCGCAGAGCTGGCGCTTTCCTGGCGTCAAGGTGAACGCGCCGCTGTTTCGCCAGTACCCGCTCGGTCCCACCGCCGCGCACGTGATCGGCTACATCGGTCGGATCTCGAAGCCCGACCATGACTGGATCGACGCGCTGGGAGATAAGAACGACAGCGATCCAGAACATTACGATCCGTGTCGCGATCCCAACAACTACAAGGGCACCGACTATATCGGCAAGATCGGCGTCGAGCAGAGCTACGAAACCAACCTGCACGGCATCACTGGCTTCGAAGAGGTCGAGGTGACCGCCAGCGGACGCCCGGTGCGCACGTTATCGCGCACCCGGGCCACGCCCGGCAACAACCTGGTGTTATCGCTCGACATCGGCCTGCAGCAGGTAGCCGAGCAGGCTTTCGCCACCAAGCGCGGCGCGCTGGTGGCGATCGAGCCGGCTACCGGCGACGTGCTAGCTTTCGTATCTTCGCCGAGCTTCGACCCCAACTCCTTCGTGGATAGCATCGACCAGGAGACCTGGGACGAGCTCAACAACTCGCCCGACAAGCCGCTGCTGAACCGTCCGCTACACGGCACTTACCCGCCCGGCTCAACCTACAAGCCCTTCCTGGCGCTGGTCGGCTTAGAGCTGGGCAAGCGCACGCCGGGCTGGGGCTTCCAGGATCCTGGCTACTTCACTTTCGGCGGCCATACCTTCCGCAACGACGTGCGCTCGGGCCAGGGCTGGGTAGACTTGAACCGCGCCATAATGGTGTCGAACGACACCTACTTCTACATGCTGGCCCGCGACCTGGGCGTCACCAACATCGCCAACTTCATGAAGCCGTTTGGCTTCGGCCAGATCACCGGGATCGATATCCAGGGTGAGGCGCGCGGCGTGCTGCCCTCGCCAGAGTGGAAGAAAAAAACCTTCCACAAGCCGGCGATGCAGCAGTGGTACGACGGCGAAACCATCAGCCTGGGGATTGGCCAGGGGTACAACTCCTTCACGATCCTGCAGCTTGCGCACGCAATGGCCACGCTGGCCGACAACGGCGTGGTGATGAAACCCCATCTAGTTAAGGAAATCGAGAACCCGATCACGCGCGAGCGGCACCTGACGGTACCCTATGCAAGCGAGGTGATCCCACTCAAGCAGGCCGACATCGACGTGGTCAAGCGCGGCCTGGAGAACGTGATCGAGAATCCGTCCGGCACTGCCTACAAGCTCTTTCACGGCGCGGCCTATACGGCGGCCGGCAAGACCGGCACGGCCCAGGTGTTCTCGCTTCAGGGCACCAATTACCACGGCCACCTACTGGCCGAGCACCTGCGCGACCACGCGCTGTTCACCGCCTACGCGCCGGCCGACCACCCGGAGATCGCGCTCGCGCTGATTGTCGAGAATGGCGGCTGGGGCGCACAGTCGCCGGCCCGATCGCGCGCAAGGTGCTAGACTTCTACCTAGTCGAGCGCCAGAATCCAAGCAACGAGGCCGCCACGGTGCCAGCCGACGCCTCGGCTACCGAGGCGGTCAGCACGCCGACGGTGGGCGACACCACGCGGTCGGTGGAGATTGCGGCGGGCTTCACGACGTTGTCGCAGCCGGTACCACCGGCGCTAGCGGCTAGCGGCGAGAGCGGGGGCCCCAATGCGGTGCCTGCTGCGCAAGCCGCACCGCGCCCGCGCCAACGAACCGCTCCGGCGACCGCGTGCGGCACCGACGAATGACGGAAATAGGCATGCAATTCGATAAGGCAAAGCAGATGTTCGCGGGCTTCGACTGCCCGCTCGCGCTGATCGTGTTCCTGCTGCTCTGCGTCGGGATTGTCACACTCTACAGTGCGACCATCGATGTGCCGAGCCGGGTCGAGGACCAGCTCCGCAATATTATGCTCACCTTCGTGCTGATGTGGATCATCGCGAATATCCCGCTGCAGATGCTGATGCGCTTCGCGGTGCCGCTCTACACCTTCGGCATCGCGCTGCTATTGGCGGTAGTGCTGTTCGGGATGACCAAGAAGGGCGCCAAGCGCTGGCTCAACGTCGGCGTGGTGATCCAACCCTCGGAAATCCTCAAAATTGCCACCCCGCTGATGCTAGCCTGGTACTATCAGCGACGCGAGGGCAACATCCGCTGGTATGACTACCTGGTGGCCTGTGCGATCCTGCTGGTGCCAGTCGGCCTGATCGCCAAGCAGCCCGACCTCGGCACCGCGATACTGGTGTGTGCGGCTGGCCTGTTCGTGATCTACCTGGCGGGGATCTCGTTCAAGCTGATCGTTCCGGTGCTAGTGACCGTTGTGATCACGGTGGCCGCGATCGCCACCCTCGAGGACAAGATTTGCCAACCACAGATGGCCTGGCCACTGATGCACGACTACCAGAAGCACCGCGTCTGCACCCTGCTCGACTCGACCTCGGACCCTCTTGGCAAGGGTTTTCACACCATCCAGGCAGTGATCGCGATCGGCTCGGGTGGCCCGGTCGGGAAAGGCTACTTGAAGGGCACCCAGACCCACCTTGAGTTCATCCCCGAGAAGCAGACGGACTTCATCTTCGTGGTCTATGCCGAGGAGTTCGGGCTAGTGGGTGGGCTAGTGCTGCTCACCCTCTACATGGTGCTGATCGCGCGCGGGCTCTATATCGCTGCGCAGGGCGCGACGCTGTTTGGGCGCCTGCTGGCCGGCTCGCTGTCGATGGGTTTCTTCACCTATGCCTTCGTCAACGTGGGGATGGTCAGCGGCGTGCTACCGGTGGTGGGCGTGCCGCTGCCCTTCATCAGCTACGGCGGTACCGCGCTGATCACGCTCGGCATCGCCACCGGGCTGATCATGAGTGTCGGGCGGCAGAAGCGGCGCTTTGGTGCCGCTTGGTCATTGCGAGGCCGGTTGCAGTAACGAGGGACGTTGTTGCATAAAGCGAGCGTGAGGACGCAATAGCATTGACGGGACAATTTAGGCGATACGCACGGATTACGGAGGCGTTGTTGCATAAATCGAACGTGAGGACGCCATGGCATCGGACGGGCATAATTCAGGCGATACGAACGGATTGCGGACGAGCGAGGTCCGCCATGCGGTTGATGACGCCGCCGCGAACGGCGACCTCAGTCGCCTGCGCGGCGATGTGACGCGCCCAGAGACAGTTGCCGGTGAGGGTCTTGAACCGATATATCGCATTCTCGGCAAGCGATCGCCGGTGGTAGCCACTGTGTTGCTTCCATTCTCGACGACCGTCACGGGCAATTGCATCAACCGCGCCGCCACGCCGCACCGGGCATATCCGCTGGCCGATGAGCGGCACCCTCGCGTGGCGGAATCGAAGGAATAGCACTGCGTGCAGCAATGGCCGCATGGCATG from Burkholderia sp. encodes the following:
- the rodA gene encoding rod shape-determining protein RodA, whose protein sequence is MQFDKAKQMFAGFDCPLALIVFLLLCVGIVTLYSATIDVPSRVEDQLRNIMLTFVLMWIIANIPLQMLMRFAVPLYTFGIALLLAVVLFGMTKKGAKRWLNVGVVIQPSEILKIATPLMLAWYYQRREGNIRWYDYLVACAILLVPVGLIAKQPDLGTAILVCAAGLFVIYLAGISFKLIVPVLVTVVITVAAIATLEDKICQPQMAWPLMHDYQKHRVCTLLDSTSDPLGKGFHTIQAVIAIGSGGPVGKGYLKGTQTHLEFIPEKQTDFIFVVYAEEFGLVGGLVLLTLYMVLIARGLYIAAQGATLFGRLLAGSLSMGFFTYAFVNVGMVSGVLPVVGVPLPFISYGGTALITLGIATGLIMSVGRQKRRFGAAWSLRGRLQ
- the mreC gene encoding rod shape-determining protein MreC, with amino-acid sequence MEYSPPPLFKQGPSAFARLVFFVALAIALLIWDARFSTLGIVRGILGTVLFPLHRAALVPRELFMGTADLANASLRRANQQLRERNLALSLQANQARQLMSDNAHLRAVLGLRERIAAQSTPVEIQYDTSDPFSQKVVISHGSQDDIQNGAPVVTEDGVVGQVTGVFPLQSEITLITDRDLAMPVQVLRTGLRSLIYGTPKGDSLDLRFVPTSADLIVGDELVTSGLDGTYPPGLPVAKVVRIDKLADTAFAHVICMPVAAVRGAREMLVLHHPNDVLPRQVNPLVGKSAKSQKGVETDEKGKGAMPATGEKPASVPAPVQVAPAAKNGRPASAAKLAANPPVTTQTNTQAIQQAPVPTAAPSRRA
- the mreD gene encoding rod shape-determining protein MreD, translating into MSCPQYILQPVNPTFIVFSLAVAFLLSLMPWGQLPGVPDFVVLVLLFWNIHQPRKVGMGLAFLLGILMDVHDADLLGEYALSYTLLSYGALTIHRRVLWLSLGVQMFYVAPLLVLAQLVPFVIHLLIGTTAFPSWSYLVDGFVEAVLWPVTSLLLLMPQRRPVDPDDTRPI